Below is a genomic region from Actinomadura sp. NAK00032.
CACCCCGCTCCGGGAACCCGAATCCCGTTATGGGAACCGATGACAAACTTTCCGCGCCCCGAGTTTCGCACTGCGCGCTTTTTCACAGCCCAGACCGCCCGCGCCACCCGCCAGCCGTGCGGCGACACCCCGGCCGACCCCGCCGCCGCCCCGGCCGGCGAGCACGGCCAACGGCCACGCGGATGAAATGGCTGCCCACGGAGCGCCCACCCTCGGTGCCCAGCACAGCCAGGTAGGCAAGCTGCGCTACACCCGGTCGCCTCGCCGGATCTCCAGCACGCGCACCCCGGCCGTGATCCAGAGCGCATCGATTCGAAGGCGAGGCCAATCGTCTGCCGAACCTCCCCAACGGACGGTGGACGAGCAACGCGCGATTGGCGCAGCTCGTCGCACCAGGCGCGGAGAGGTGAGGCCGATCGACGACAGAAGGACGTCCCGCGGATGGAGGACACGGTCGTGGTCGGTGCGTTCTCGGCCCAGAACGGGACGTGGCCTCGGCAGGCCGATGCGACGGCATGTCGCCTCATTGCCGACGCGGCACACACGACGCGGCTGATCACGCCCACGCTTGTCTCAGGTTGTGGGGTCCCAGAGCCCGTCGGCCTCACCGCGAGCGAGTGCTCGGCGTAGACGCCGACCTTCCAGGCGATGAGTGACCGGCATTCCTCCAGCGCCTGGATCTGCGCTTCGACGCGCCGCCGATGGGCGTCGAGCAGTCGCAGCCGTTCCGCCTCGTTGCCCGGTCCGCGGCGTACCAGTTCGGCGAAGTGTTCGAGGTCGGCGAGCGGCATGCCGGATTCGCGGAGCTTGACGCAGATCTGCAGCCATTCGACATCAGCGGAGGTGTAGCGCCGCCGGCCGCCCGCCGTGCGCTGGACCGGCCCGACGAGCAGGCCTTCGCGCTCGTAGAAGCGCAGGGCGTGCACGCTCAGTCCGGTCCGCTCGGACACCTCGCCGATGCTCAGCGACTGCACGGCGGTTCGGTGGTCGTCATGCCGCTCACTCCCCGGACTTGATCTAGACCTCGCTCTAGATCGTAGCTTCGGCGGCATGGCCATTACTGATCAGCAGCCGCTCGGCTCGCCCTTCTCCGCCTCCACCACCGCCGAGGACGTCCTGGCCGGCCTCGATCTCTCCGGGAAGACGGCCGTGGTCACCGGGGGCTACTCCGGGCTCGGTCTGGCGACCACCCGGGCGCTGACGGCCGCCGGGACCCGGGTCATCGTTCCCGCCCGCCGCCCCGACGTCGCCCGTGCCGCCCTGAAGGAGGTGAAGAACTGCGAGGTCATCTCCATGGACCTGGCCGACATCGACAGCGTCCGCTCAGCCGCCGCGCGTATCAGCGACCGGCTCGACCGCCTCGACCTCTTGATGGCCGTCGCCGGAGTCATGGCCACCCCGGAGCGGCGCGTCGGGCCCGGCTGGGAAGGCCAGCTCACCGCCAACCACTTCGGGCATTTCACCCTTGCCTGCGCGCTCTATCCGCTCCTGGTCGCCGCAGCCGGCGCGCGCGTCGTCGTCAACAGCTCGGCCGGACACGCCCTGACCGGCATCCGCTGGCACGATCCGCACTTCCGTACCGGCTACGACAAGTGGCTGGCCTACGGCCAGGCCAAGACCGCCAACACCCTGTTCGCCGTGCACCTCGACGCCGTCGGGAAAGGCGACGGTGTCCGGGCGTTCGCCCTCCACCCCGGGAAGATCATCACCGGGCTCCAGCGAGAGATGACACTCCAGGCACAGATCGACCGCGGCTGGGTGGACGAGCACGGCACTGTCATCGGTGACGGTTTCAAGAGCCCTTCCCAGGGCGCCGCCACCGGCCTGTGGGCCGCCACGTCCCCGCTCCTCGACGGCCGGGGCGGCCTCTACCTGGAAGACTGCGACGTCGCCCGCGTCGCCGCCACCGGCACCCCCATGGACGACGGCGGTGTCCGCGCATACGCCATCGACCCTGACGAGGCGGCCCGGCTCTGGTCGCTGTCCCTCGCCGTGACCGGCGCCACGCCGATCATCCGATGAGCCCGCACTCTGCGCATGCCACGCGGTCCACCACTGTGGCGGCAGCGCGCACGGCCCGGCCACAGGCTGATCACGGTCGCGCCGGGCGCTGGAGGGTACTCACTCCAATCTGATGCTTGGGCAGACTTCCACGGTGGTTGATCGCCTGCGGAAGTGGCCGGTTCCGCCCCGTCCAGCCGACGCAGCGAACGTACGCCGAGATGGGGACACGGTCAGGATGACGGTGCTGGGACGGGGGTGGGGGTCGGTTCGCGGAGGCGGACGAAGGCGATCACTCCCGTCGTGATCACGAGCCCGGCGAGGACGTAGAGGGAGAGTTGGTAGCCGGACGCGAGCGCCTGCGCGTGGCCGGCGGCGGGGTTCGCGGCCTCCAGGGCGGTGGTTCGGGTACCGGCCAGTGACAACAGGGTGGCCACGCCGAGAGCGATGCCGAGTTGGAACGAGGTCTGGCGTATGCCGCCCGCCAGTCCCTGCTCGTCGCCGGCGACTCCCGAGGTCGCCGCGAGCGTCGAACTGACCGTGGTGGCGAGCATCGCCATGCCGAAGGGGAGCAGTACGAGTCCGAAGACCACGAGGTTCTTCGAGGCCGTCATCTGCGTGGAGATGACGGCGAGGAGCAGACCGGCCGACATGGTCGCGCCGGTGATCGACAGCCGTAGACCGATGCGCGTCATCAGCCGAGGCAGAACCGTGCCGAGCGCGAGGTTCAGCACACCGACAGGCGCAACGATGAGCCCCGCCCGGACCGGACTGCAGCCCCTGACCTCCTGGAGATAGAGGGTGACCAGGAGGTAGCCGGCCCCCGACATCATGCCGGACGCCAATGACACAACGTTCGCCGTTCGCAGCGTCCTCGACCGGAACAACCCCAGACGCACCAGCGGCTCCGGGTGCCGGCGCTCCACGGCCGGGAAGATCGCCAGCACCGCGATGCCCGCGACCAAGGGCAGGACGCACTGCGGCGACGTCCAACCATTGGCGCTGCCTTGAGCCGGCGCGACGACGATCAGCGCGACACCGAACGTGACCAGCCCCGCCCCCAGCACGTCGAGCCTGCGACGCCGAGGGGCGGCGGGCGCGATGAACCGCGGCGCGAGCACAGCCATGATCGCTCCGACCGGAACCGTGGCGTAGAAGACGCTCTGCCAGCCGAGCGAGTCCACCAGCGGGCCGCTGAGGACCAGGCCGCCGATGAACCCGAGCACCGTGGCGACGCCGAACTTGCTCATGGCCTTCGCTCGTGCCGGCCCTTCGGGGAACGAGGTGGTCAGCAAGGCGAGGGCGGTGGGGGCGATGGCCGCCGCCGACAATCCCTGCAGAACCCGGCAGGCCACCAGCATGACCGCGTTCAGCGCCAAACCGCACAGCAACGAGGACGCCGCGAATCCGGCCATCCCGATGACGAAGATGCGGCGCCGGCCGAACAGGTCACCGACCCGGCCACCCAGGATCAGCCCACCCCCGAGGGCGGTGTTGTACGCCGTGACCACCGCCTGCACTCCCGACGCGGAGAAGCCCAGCTCTCGCTGAATGTCGGGCAGCGCGACCGTGACAATCGACGCGTCCAGCATGATCACGAATTGGGCGGACAACATGAGCACCAGGCCCAGCGCTCCCCACCCCTCTTGGGACGCTCGCTGATTCACGCAGTGCTTCCTCCTCTGGCGCGTCCAAGCACTTGCCGCATAGCCCCCCGGTGGAACACCAGCAGCGACGACCTGGTTGCACTGCGGCCCTGGCCGCAAGCACGTCCACGCCCTCACCTGCTCACCGAGCTGAAGAACGCGGTACGCGTTAAGGGCCTGCCGCTTGGCGGCGACTCCTGAGAAGGGTCGGTCGGATGCGGTGGGGCCGGGTCGAGCATGGTGTGGCTGCTGGTCCACAGTTCGGCAGTGAACGGCGGGCGGTGCGGCGCGGTGCGGGCCCGGACGCCGAACCGAAGGACGCGCTAGGTGTTAAGGGCCCACCGCTTGACAGCGACTCCCAATCGAAGCCGATCGAACGCGGCGGAGGCCAGGTCGAGCGTGATGTGCACTACTAATCCACACTTCGGCAGTGAACGCCGGACGGCGGACGGCACGGTGCGGGCGCCCGGACGCCGAACCGAAGGACGCGCTACGTGTTAAGGGCCCACCGCTTGGCAGCGACTCCTGAGAAGGGTCGTTCGGATGCGGCGGAGGTCAGG
It encodes:
- a CDS encoding MerR family transcriptional regulator: MAMPPKLRSRARSRSSPGSERHDDHRTAVQSLSIGEVSERTGLSVHALRFYEREGLLVGPVQRTAGGRRRYTSADVEWLQICVKLRESGMPLADLEHFAELVRRGPGNEAERLRLLDAHRRRVEAQIQALEECRSLIAWKVGVYAEHSLAVRPTGSGTPQPETSVGVISRVVCAASAMRRHAVASACRGHVPFWAENAPTTTVSSIRGTSFCRRSASPLRAWCDELRQSRVARPPSVGEVRQTIGLAFESMRSGSRPGCACWRSGEATGCSAACLPGCAGHRGWALRGQPFHPRGRWPCSPAGAAAGSAGVSPHGWRVARAVWAVKKRAVRNSGRGKFVIGSHNGIRVPGAGC
- a CDS encoding MFS transporter; translated protein: MNQRASQEGWGALGLVLMLSAQFVIMLDASIVTVALPDIQRELGFSASGVQAVVTAYNTALGGGLILGGRVGDLFGRRRIFVIGMAGFAASSLLCGLALNAVMLVACRVLQGLSAAAIAPTALALLTTSFPEGPARAKAMSKFGVATVLGFIGGLVLSGPLVDSLGWQSVFYATVPVGAIMAVLAPRFIAPAAPRRRRLDVLGAGLVTFGVALIVVAPAQGSANGWTSPQCVLPLVAGIAVLAIFPAVERRHPEPLVRLGLFRSRTLRTANVVSLASGMMSGAGYLLVTLYLQEVRGCSPVRAGLIVAPVGVLNLALGTVLPRLMTRIGLRLSITGATMSAGLLLAVISTQMTASKNLVVFGLVLLPFGMAMLATTVSSTLAATSGVAGDEQGLAGGIRQTSFQLGIALGVATLLSLAGTRTTALEAANPAAGHAQALASGYQLSLYVLAGLVITTGVIAFVRLREPTPTPVPAPSS
- a CDS encoding SDR family NAD(P)-dependent oxidoreductase, with product MAITDQQPLGSPFSASTTAEDVLAGLDLSGKTAVVTGGYSGLGLATTRALTAAGTRVIVPARRPDVARAALKEVKNCEVISMDLADIDSVRSAAARISDRLDRLDLLMAVAGVMATPERRVGPGWEGQLTANHFGHFTLACALYPLLVAAAGARVVVNSSAGHALTGIRWHDPHFRTGYDKWLAYGQAKTANTLFAVHLDAVGKGDGVRAFALHPGKIITGLQREMTLQAQIDRGWVDEHGTVIGDGFKSPSQGAATGLWAATSPLLDGRGGLYLEDCDVARVAATGTPMDDGGVRAYAIDPDEAARLWSLSLAVTGATPIIR